From one Luteolibacter sp. SL250 genomic stretch:
- a CDS encoding TROVE domain-containing protein, with protein MANPNLFQTIRGALVPATNTVNEAGGRAYELSAEAALAQLAVTGCLSGTYYASAESQLDKTLELARQVDVDFLARTALYARRKGFMKDMPALLCAVLATRDLDRLTEIFPQVIDNGKMLRNFVQIIRSGVTGRKSLGSAPKRLVRQWLDYATDRQLIQASVGNVPSLADIVKMVHPQPLTATREAFYAWLVGKPWTSDALPQALREFEAWKKDRQGAVPDVPFQMLTAQNLGEAEWATIADSASWQTTRMNLNTFARHGVFNDTDRVKRIAARLADADLVRKARVFPYQLLVAYLNAGNEVPGAIRESLQDAMEASLANVPAIAGKVVVCPDVSGSMQSAVTGHRKSATSKVRCIDVAALVAAAFLRMNKDADVLPFECDVVNLRLNPRDSVMTNAVKLAKIGGGGTNCSAPLAQLNRDKAKVDLVIFVSDNESWADARANRGTAMMAEWEKLRLRNPKAKLVCIDIAPYTTTQAASRADILNIGGFSDTVFDIIAGFASGENGADHWIQRINQQPLNHRMKTA; from the coding sequence AAACCATCCGCGGCGCTCTCGTCCCTGCGACCAACACGGTCAACGAAGCGGGAGGCCGTGCCTACGAACTGTCCGCCGAAGCCGCGCTCGCCCAACTGGCGGTCACCGGCTGCCTGTCCGGAACCTACTACGCCTCCGCGGAGTCCCAGCTCGACAAGACGCTGGAGCTGGCCCGGCAGGTGGATGTGGATTTCCTCGCCCGGACCGCCCTCTACGCCCGGCGGAAAGGCTTCATGAAGGACATGCCCGCCCTGTTGTGCGCGGTGCTGGCAACCCGTGACCTGGACCGCCTGACGGAGATCTTCCCCCAGGTGATCGACAACGGAAAGATGCTCCGGAACTTCGTCCAGATCATCCGCTCCGGTGTCACCGGCAGGAAATCCCTCGGCTCCGCCCCGAAGCGGCTGGTCCGCCAATGGCTGGACTACGCGACGGACCGCCAGCTCATCCAGGCCTCCGTCGGCAATGTGCCTTCGCTCGCGGACATCGTGAAGATGGTCCATCCCCAGCCCCTCACCGCGACCCGTGAGGCGTTCTACGCTTGGCTGGTCGGCAAGCCCTGGACCAGCGACGCGCTGCCCCAGGCGCTGCGGGAGTTCGAGGCATGGAAGAAAGACCGCCAGGGCGCCGTCCCCGACGTTCCCTTCCAGATGCTCACCGCCCAGAACCTGGGGGAAGCGGAATGGGCCACCATCGCGGACAGCGCCTCCTGGCAGACCACGCGGATGAACCTCAACACCTTCGCGCGGCACGGCGTCTTCAACGACACGGATCGGGTGAAACGCATCGCCGCACGGCTCGCCGACGCGGACCTGGTCCGGAAGGCGCGGGTGTTCCCCTACCAGCTCCTCGTCGCCTACCTCAACGCGGGCAACGAAGTGCCCGGGGCCATCCGCGAGTCCCTCCAGGACGCGATGGAAGCCTCGCTCGCCAACGTGCCCGCCATCGCTGGGAAAGTGGTCGTCTGCCCCGACGTGTCCGGCTCCATGCAGTCCGCCGTGACCGGTCACCGGAAGAGCGCGACCTCGAAGGTGCGCTGCATCGACGTGGCCGCGCTGGTCGCCGCCGCTTTCCTCCGCATGAACAAGGACGCCGATGTGCTGCCTTTCGAGTGCGATGTGGTGAACCTGCGGCTCAACCCCCGCGACTCCGTCATGACCAACGCGGTGAAGCTCGCCAAGATCGGCGGTGGCGGAACCAACTGCTCCGCGCCCCTGGCGCAGCTCAACCGCGACAAGGCCAAGGTGGATCTGGTGATCTTCGTCTCCGACAACGAGTCGTGGGCGGATGCGAGGGCGAACCGTGGCACCGCCATGATGGCGGAGTGGGAAAAGCTCCGGCTCCGCAATCCCAAGGCGAAGCTCGTCTGCATCGACATCGCCCCCTACACGACCACCCAGGCCGCAAGCCGGGCGGACATCCTCAACATCGGCGGCTTCAGTGACACCGTCTTCGACATCATCGCCGGATTCGCCTCCGGTGAAAACGGAGCGGACCACTGGATCCAGCGGATCAACCAACAACCCCTCAACCATCGCATGAAAACCGCATGA